One window of Paroedura picta isolate Pp20150507F chromosome 2, Ppicta_v3.0, whole genome shotgun sequence genomic DNA carries:
- the RTN1 gene encoding reticulon-1 isoform X2 — protein sequence MQATADSTKMECLWSNWKGQAIDLLYWRDIKQTGIVFGSVLLLLFSLTQFSVVSVIAYLALAALSATISFRIYKSVLQAVQKTDEGHPFKNYLEMEMSLSPEQIQKYTDCLQLYVNNTVKELRRLFLVQDLVDSLKFAVLMWLLTYVGALFNGLTLLIMAVVSMFTLPVVYDKYQAQIDQYLGLLRTHVNTVVAKIQAKIPGAKRKAE from the exons ATGCAAGCCACCGCGGATTCCACGAAAATGGAGTGTCTCTGGAGCAACTGGAAAGGCCAGG CTATCGACCTGCTGTACTGGCGCGACATCAAGCAGACGGGCATCGTGTTTGGGAGCGTCCTGCTGCTGCTCTTCTCCCTGACCCAGTTCAGCGTCGTCAGCGTGATCGCCTACCTGGCGCTTGCCGCTCTCTCGGCCACCATTAGCTTCAGAATCTACAAGTCAGTCCTACAGGCCGTGCAGAAGACCGACGAGGGCCACCCATTCAA GAACTACTTGGAGATGGAAATGTCTCTCTCCCCGGAGCAGATTCAGAAGTACACAGATTGCCTCCAGTTGTATGTTAACAACACTGTCAAAGAGCTCAGGAGGCTTTTCCTTGTCCAGGATCTGGTGGATTCCTTAAAG tTTGCAGTGCTAATGTGGCTGTTGACTTACGTCGGAGCTCTCTTCAACGGCCTGACTCTTCTGATAATGG CTGTGGTCTCCATGTTTACTCTACCCGTCGTATATGACAAGTACCAG gcacaGATCGACCAGTACTTGGGGCTTCTAAGGACCCACGTAAATACCGTTGTGGCAAA GATCCAAGCAAAAATCCCAGGTGCAAAGAGGAAGGCCGAGTAG